Proteins from one Nitrobacteraceae bacterium AZCC 2146 genomic window:
- a CDS encoding D-glycero-D-manno-heptose 1,7-bisphosphate phosphatase (product_source=KO:K03273; cath_funfam=3.40.50.1000; cog=COG0241; ko=KO:K03273; pfam=PF13242; superfamily=56784; tigrfam=TIGR00213) encodes MTAIETKPAAFLDRDGVINYDDGYMGTRERIRWMPNAAKAIRRLNDAGYYVFLFSNQSGVARGFFTEDELRILFDWMCVELAAQGARIDDIRYCPHHPAGSVVGYLEDHHWRKPSPGMILDLMQHWPVKHDGSFVIGDRETDIEAATAADLPGFLFAGGDLDAFVEDILARQISVR; translated from the coding sequence ATGACTGCCATCGAAACAAAGCCCGCCGCTTTCCTCGATCGCGACGGCGTCATCAATTACGACGACGGTTACATGGGGACGCGCGAGCGGATTCGCTGGATGCCGAATGCGGCGAAAGCGATCCGTCGATTGAACGACGCCGGCTATTACGTGTTCCTGTTTTCCAACCAGTCCGGCGTGGCGCGTGGCTTTTTCACCGAGGACGAGCTGCGCATCCTGTTCGACTGGATGTGCGTCGAACTCGCAGCACAGGGCGCCCGTATCGACGATATCCGCTATTGCCCGCATCATCCCGCCGGATCGGTGGTCGGCTATCTCGAAGACCATCACTGGCGCAAGCCGAGCCCCGGCATGATCCTCGACCTGATGCAGCACTGGCCGGTGAAGCACGACGGCAGCTTTGTGATCGGCGACCGCGAAACCGATATCGAAGCCGCTACCGCCGCGGACTTGCCGGGCTTTTTGTTCGCCGGCGGCGATCTCGATGCGTTCGTGGAAGATATTCTGGCGCGTCAGATCAGCGTGCGGTAG
- a CDS encoding heptosyltransferase-2 (product_source=KO:K02843; cath_funfam=3.40.50.2000; cog=COG0859; ko=KO:K02843; pfam=PF01075; superfamily=53756; tigrfam=TIGR02195), giving the protein MNLNSSYQGVTVDADDTRPILIVPYMWIGDFVRGHTVVRVLKERWPNRPVDMLVTKLVAPLVDYMPGVRKGIVWDLPRSRLALAKQWELAAQLRARNYGTALVMPRTWKSALAPALAGIPERVGFVGEVRFGLINQWRWGEKKLPRMIDKKSALALPEGAPVPPEWPEPQLRVPPEEIERWRSANGLGSGPAVALAPGSVGPSKRWSYYAEAARLLAERGLDVWVIGGPGEKAMAAEIVAAGGPKVRDLTGNDLRNGVVAMAAAGVAVSNDSGLMHIAAAIGTPTIGIFGPTAPHLWGPLNPLAATIQTKTFVPCQPCHRPVCTMNDHACMRDIPAVDVAAITERVLIDFKAEIVRP; this is encoded by the coding sequence ATGAACCTAAATTCCTCCTATCAGGGCGTCACGGTGGATGCGGACGACACCCGTCCGATCCTGATCGTGCCCTATATGTGGATCGGCGATTTTGTCCGCGGCCACACGGTGGTGCGCGTTCTCAAGGAGCGCTGGCCGAACCGGCCTGTGGACATGCTGGTGACGAAGCTAGTGGCGCCGCTGGTGGATTACATGCCCGGCGTGCGGAAGGGCATCGTCTGGGATCTGCCGCGCAGCCGGCTGGCACTGGCAAAGCAATGGGAACTCGCAGCACAATTGCGCGCCCGGAACTATGGCACGGCGCTGGTAATGCCGCGGACCTGGAAATCGGCGCTGGCGCCGGCCCTGGCCGGCATCCCGGAACGGGTTGGCTTCGTTGGCGAGGTCCGCTTCGGCCTGATCAACCAGTGGCGCTGGGGCGAAAAGAAGCTGCCCCGCATGATCGACAAGAAATCCGCACTGGCGCTGCCGGAAGGCGCGCCGGTGCCGCCGGAATGGCCGGAGCCGCAGCTCAGGGTCCCCCCCGAGGAGATCGAGCGCTGGCGGTCGGCCAATGGCCTAGGTAGCGGTCCAGCCGTGGCGCTGGCGCCCGGCTCGGTCGGCCCGTCGAAGCGCTGGAGCTATTACGCGGAGGCCGCGCGGCTCCTCGCCGAACGCGGGCTGGATGTCTGGGTGATCGGCGGGCCCGGCGAAAAGGCGATGGCCGCCGAGATCGTCGCCGCCGGCGGCCCGAAGGTCCGCGACCTGACGGGCAACGACCTGCGCAACGGCGTCGTGGCGATGGCCGCCGCCGGCGTCGCGGTCTCCAACGATTCCGGCCTGATGCATATCGCGGCGGCGATCGGCACACCGACCATCGGCATTTTCGGCCCGACCGCGCCGCATCTGTGGGGACCGCTCAACCCGCTGGCCGCAACGATCCAGACCAAGACCTTCGTGCCGTGCCAGCCCTGCCATCGCCCGGTCTGCACCATGAACGATCACGCCTGCATGCGGGACATTCCGGCCGTCGATGTCGCTGCGATCACCGAACGCGTGCTGATCGATTTCAAGGCGGAGATCGTACGTCCATGA
- a CDS encoding ADP-L-glycero-D-manno-heptose 6-epimerase (product_source=KO:K03274; cath_funfam=3.40.50.720; cog=COG0451; ko=KO:K03274; pfam=PF01370; superfamily=51735; tigrfam=TIGR02197), translating to MLLVTGGAGFIGSNVVAALNDAGRADVAVCDVLGHDGKWRNLAKRQLADVVPPAELMAWLQGRKLDAVIHLGAISETTATDGDLVIETNFRLSMRLLDWCTANATPLIYASSASTYGDGVQGFRDEQTVDALKALRPMNLYGWSKHLFDLAVAERVAKGEKLPPQWAGLKFFNVFGPNEYHKGTMMSVLARRFDDIKAGRGIQLFKSHRDGIADGDQRRDFIYVDDVVRVMMWLLASPSVSGIFNVGTGQARSFKDLMLAAYAALGTKPNIAYIDMPEQIRGSYQYFTQSEGDRLRGAGYNGGFTSLEDAVDVYVKGFLDQPDRFR from the coding sequence ATGCTGCTGGTGACCGGAGGGGCCGGTTTTATCGGATCGAACGTCGTGGCCGCGCTGAATGACGCCGGCCGCGCGGACGTCGCGGTCTGCGACGTGCTTGGCCATGACGGCAAATGGCGCAATCTGGCCAAGCGCCAGCTCGCCGATGTCGTGCCGCCGGCCGAATTGATGGCTTGGCTGCAAGGCCGCAAGCTCGATGCGGTCATTCATCTCGGCGCGATCTCCGAGACCACCGCCACCGACGGCGATCTGGTGATCGAAACCAATTTTCGCCTCTCGATGCGGCTGCTCGACTGGTGCACCGCCAATGCGACGCCGTTGATCTACGCGTCTTCCGCCTCGACCTATGGCGACGGTGTCCAGGGTTTTCGCGACGAGCAGACCGTGGACGCGCTGAAAGCGCTGCGGCCGATGAATCTCTACGGCTGGAGCAAGCATCTGTTCGATCTCGCGGTTGCCGAGCGGGTGGCGAAAGGCGAAAAGCTGCCGCCGCAATGGGCGGGGCTGAAATTCTTCAACGTGTTCGGCCCCAATGAATATCACAAGGGCACGATGATGAGCGTGCTGGCGCGGCGCTTCGACGACATCAAGGCAGGCCGCGGCATCCAGCTGTTCAAGTCGCATCGCGACGGCATTGCCGACGGCGACCAGCGCCGCGATTTCATCTATGTCGATGACGTCGTGCGGGTGATGATGTGGCTGCTGGCGTCGCCATCGGTGAGCGGCATCTTCAATGTCGGCACCGGGCAAGCGCGCAGCTTCAAGGATCTGATGCTGGCAGCCTATGCCGCGCTCGGCACCAAGCCGAACATCGCCTATATCGACATGCCCGAACAGATTCGCGGCAGCTATCAGTATTTTACGCAGAGCGAAGGCGATCGGCTGCGCGGTGCCGGCTATAATGGCGGCTTCACATCGCTGGAAGATGCTGTCGATGTCTACGTCAAGGGCTTCCTCGACCAGCCCGATCGCTTCCGTTGA
- a CDS encoding D-beta-D-heptose 7-phosphate kinase/D-beta-D-heptose 1-phosphate adenosyltransferase (product_source=KO:K03272; cath_funfam=3.40.1190.20,3.40.50.620; cog=COG2870; ko=KO:K03272; pfam=PF00294,PF01467; superfamily=52374,53613; tigrfam=TIGR02198,TIGR02199), with product MFDFDPLSHAIARQTVLCVGDLMLDEFVYGEVSRISPEAPAPVIAVQRSEINIGGAGNVARNIAALGAKCIFVGLIGDDDAGKTLKEALAQEGQIEAILIADPERPTTRKVRFVSEHFSTHMLRADWELAAPASAVIEQKLIDTILPLLARADIVLLSDYAKGVLTARVIRNVIDAAKKLGKRVIVDPKSANLAIYRGATLLTPNRKEFAEATRSRADSDANIATAAQEAMILADCSAMLVTQSEHGMTLVPRDGDAIHVPALPVKVRDVSGAGDTVAAMLAVALGAGADWETALRAATAAAAVAVSKKGTAVVTPAELRRKILPHAFLAAEEKIVSAADLDAQLAEWRKQQLRIGFTNGCFDILHPGHVKVLTAARATCDRLIVGLNSDASVKRLKGQDRPVQDERARAEVLAALEAVDLVVIFEEDTPLKLITQITPATLVKGGDYTREQVVGHEIVTAHGGEVVLVDILQGFSTTSLVERARGGQS from the coding sequence ATGTTCGATTTCGACCCCCTGTCGCATGCGATTGCCCGCCAGACCGTGCTCTGCGTCGGTGACCTCATGCTCGACGAGTTCGTCTATGGCGAGGTATCGCGAATCTCGCCGGAGGCCCCGGCGCCGGTGATCGCGGTCCAGCGCAGCGAGATCAATATCGGCGGCGCCGGCAATGTGGCGCGCAATATCGCGGCGCTTGGCGCAAAGTGCATCTTCGTCGGCCTGATCGGCGACGACGATGCCGGCAAGACCTTGAAAGAGGCGTTGGCGCAGGAAGGCCAGATCGAGGCGATTTTGATCGCGGACCCGGAGCGGCCGACCACGCGAAAAGTGCGCTTCGTGTCCGAACATTTCTCAACCCATATGCTGCGCGCCGATTGGGAGCTGGCGGCGCCGGCATCTGCCGTGATCGAGCAGAAACTGATCGACACCATCCTGCCGCTGCTCGCCCGCGCCGACATCGTGCTGCTGTCGGACTACGCCAAGGGCGTGCTGACGGCGCGGGTGATCCGCAACGTCATCGACGCCGCGAAGAAGCTCGGCAAGCGTGTCATCGTCGATCCCAAGAGCGCCAATCTGGCGATCTATCGCGGCGCCACGCTGCTGACGCCGAACCGCAAGGAATTTGCAGAGGCCACGCGCAGCCGCGCCGACAGCGATGCAAACATTGCCACCGCGGCGCAGGAAGCGATGATCCTGGCGGATTGCTCAGCGATGTTGGTGACGCAGAGCGAGCACGGCATGACGCTGGTGCCGCGGGATGGCGACGCTATTCACGTGCCGGCGCTGCCGGTCAAGGTGCGCGACGTCTCCGGCGCCGGCGACACCGTCGCGGCGATGCTGGCGGTGGCCCTGGGGGCCGGCGCGGACTGGGAGACGGCGCTGCGCGCGGCGACAGCGGCTGCGGCCGTCGCTGTCAGCAAAAAGGGCACGGCGGTTGTCACCCCCGCAGAACTACGTCGAAAAATTCTGCCGCACGCATTCCTCGCGGCCGAGGAAAAGATCGTGTCGGCTGCCGATCTCGATGCGCAGCTGGCGGAATGGCGCAAGCAGCAATTGCGGATTGGCTTCACCAATGGTTGCTTCGACATACTGCATCCCGGCCACGTCAAGGTTCTGACCGCGGCGCGCGCCACTTGCGACCGGTTGATCGTCGGCCTCAACAGCGACGCCTCGGTGAAACGGCTGAAGGGCCAGGATCGCCCGGTGCAGGACGAACGCGCCCGCGCGGAAGTGCTGGCGGCGCTGGAAGCCGTCGATCTCGTCGTAATCTTTGAAGAGGACACCCCGCTGAAATTGATCACACAGATCACGCCGGCCACCTTGGTCAAGGGCGGCGACTACACTCGCGAGCAGGTCGTCGGCCATGAGATCGTCACCGCCCATGGCGGCGAGGTGGTGCTGGTCGATATCCTGCAGGGCTTCAGCACCACGTCGCTGGTCGAGCGCGCCCGCGGAGGCCAGTCATGA
- a CDS encoding FlaA1/EpsC-like NDP-sugar epimerase (product_source=COG1086; cath_funfam=3.40.50.720; cog=COG1086; pfam=PF02719; superfamily=51735; transmembrane_helix_parts=Inside_1_11,TMhelix_12_34,Outside_35_43,TMhelix_44_66,Inside_67_78,TMhelix_79_101,Outside_102_115,TMhelix_116_134,Inside_135_636) — MTRIFNFTWRNWIIALHDAGVTALAVILSFVLRFDGENLWDRLPLLLRILPYFVIFSFFVCYVFNLTTTKWRFISLPDLFNIIRAATVLTVALLVLDYIFLAPNVYGTFFLGKTTIIIYWFIEIFFLSGSRLAYRYFRYTRTRNQARAMDAAPTLLIGRAADVEVFLRGIESGAVKRLWPVGILSPSMSDRGQTIRGVPVLGGIDDLPNVVDDFKGRSRPIERVVMTPSAFETEAQPESVLMRARKLGLIVSRLPSLEESRDTPQLAPVAVEDLLLRPSVKIDYARLENFVRGKAVVVTGGGGSIGYEICDRVITFGAARLLIIENSEPALHAATEKLSAKVTSAVIEGRIADVRDRERIHQLLIAFRPDTVFHAAALKHVPILERDWGEGVKTNIFGSVNVADAALASGADAMVMISTDKAIEPVSMLGLTKRFAEMYCQALDGDAISGSNSKSPMRLISVRFGNVLASNGSVVPKFKAQIEAGGPVTVTHPDMVRYFMTIREACDLVVTAATHAMHAHHSDASVYVLSMGQPVKIVDLADRMIRLSGLQPGYDIEIAFTGVRPGERLNEILFAAQEPTSEIGIAGIVAARPNELPLDTLKTWLATLRNAIDADQHGVVVAILKDAVPEYRANAQ; from the coding sequence ATGACCCGCATCTTCAACTTTACCTGGCGCAACTGGATCATCGCGCTTCACGACGCCGGCGTGACCGCGCTCGCCGTGATTCTCAGTTTCGTGCTGCGCTTCGACGGCGAGAACCTGTGGGACCGGCTGCCGCTGCTGCTGCGAATCCTGCCGTACTTCGTCATCTTCAGCTTCTTCGTCTGCTACGTGTTCAACCTGACCACGACGAAGTGGCGGTTCATCTCGCTGCCGGACCTGTTCAATATCATCCGCGCCGCCACGGTGCTGACGGTGGCGCTGCTGGTGCTCGACTACATCTTCCTGGCGCCGAACGTTTACGGCACGTTCTTTCTCGGCAAGACCACGATCATCATCTACTGGTTCATCGAGATCTTCTTTCTCAGCGGATCGCGGCTGGCCTACCGCTATTTCCGCTACACCCGCACCCGCAACCAGGCGCGCGCGATGGATGCCGCGCCGACCCTGCTGATCGGACGCGCCGCCGACGTCGAAGTATTCTTGCGCGGCATCGAGAGCGGCGCGGTGAAGCGGCTGTGGCCAGTGGGCATCCTTTCGCCGTCCATGTCGGATCGCGGCCAGACCATTCGCGGCGTTCCCGTCCTCGGTGGAATCGATGATCTGCCCAATGTGGTCGACGACTTCAAGGGTCGCAGCCGGCCTATCGAGCGCGTGGTGATGACGCCATCGGCGTTTGAGACCGAAGCGCAGCCGGAATCCGTGCTGATGCGCGCCCGAAAACTCGGCCTGATCGTCAGCAGGCTGCCGTCGCTGGAAGAAAGCCGCGATACGCCGCAACTGGCGCCGGTGGCCGTGGAAGACCTGCTGCTGCGGCCGAGCGTCAAGATCGACTATGCGCGGCTGGAAAACTTTGTACGCGGCAAGGCGGTCGTCGTCACCGGTGGCGGCGGGTCGATCGGCTACGAGATCTGCGATCGCGTCATCACTTTCGGCGCGGCGCGACTGCTGATCATCGAGAATTCCGAACCCGCGCTGCATGCCGCCACCGAAAAACTCTCGGCCAAGGTGACCAGCGCCGTGATCGAGGGCCGCATTGCGGACGTACGCGACCGCGAACGCATTCATCAGCTATTGATCGCGTTCAGGCCGGACACGGTGTTCCACGCCGCAGCGCTGAAGCATGTGCCGATCCTCGAGCGCGACTGGGGCGAGGGCGTCAAGACCAATATCTTCGGTTCGGTCAATGTCGCCGACGCGGCTTTGGCCTCTGGCGCCGACGCCATGGTGATGATCTCCACCGACAAGGCGATCGAGCCGGTGTCGATGCTCGGCCTCACCAAGCGCTTTGCCGAGATGTACTGCCAGGCGCTCGATGGCGACGCCATCAGCGGCAGCAACAGCAAGTCGCCGATGCGGCTGATCTCGGTGCGGTTCGGCAATGTGCTGGCGTCGAACGGTTCGGTGGTGCCGAAATTCAAGGCGCAGATCGAGGCCGGCGGCCCGGTGACTGTCACGCATCCAGACATGGTGCGTTACTTCATGACCATTCGCGAGGCCTGTGACCTCGTCGTCACCGCGGCGACGCATGCGATGCATGCGCACCATTCCGACGCCTCGGTCTACGTGCTGAGCATGGGGCAGCCGGTGAAGATCGTCGATCTTGCCGACCGCATGATCCGGCTGTCGGGGCTGCAGCCCGGCTACGACATCGAGATCGCCTTCACCGGCGTACGCCCCGGCGAGCGGCTCAACGAGATCCTGTTCGCCGCGCAAGAGCCGACCAGCGAGATCGGTATCGCCGGCATCGTCGCCGCGCGGCCGAACGAGTTGCCGCTCGATACGCTGAAGACCTGGCTGGCGACCTTGCGTAACGCGATCGATGCCGATCAGCATGGTGTCGTCGTGGCGATCCTGAAGGACGCCGTTCCGGAATATCGCGCCAACGCGCAATAA
- a CDS encoding UDP-N-acetylmuramyl pentapeptide phosphotransferase/UDP-N-acetylglucosamine-1-phosphate transferase (product_source=COG0472; cog=COG0472; pfam=PF00953; transmembrane_helix_parts=Inside_1_12,TMhelix_13_35,Outside_36_57,TMhelix_58_80,Inside_81_86,TMhelix_87_104,Outside_105_113,TMhelix_114_136,Inside_137_147,TMhelix_148_170,Outside_171_184,TMhelix_185_207,Inside_208_213,TMhelix_214_236,Outside_237_240,TMhelix_241_263,Inside_264_291,TMhelix_292_314,Outside_315_317,TMhelix_318_340,Inside_341_344) has protein sequence MSRVVIPMSSSQLVFTFGTVVAAALLSAAIIVAIRPLLARYALARPNARSSHKIPTPQGGGIAVIASALLVAGLAIASALTAAPPSLWVVFAATVFMAAIGVVDDLHPIPVTPRLILQALTVGAVLFAIPTNLQIVPNCPLWVERTVLMLAGLWFVNLVNFMDGLDWITVAEVVPITGALTLIGLFGELSPSTTLLAAALGGAMLGFAPFNRPVARIFLGDVGSLPIGLLLAWCFVELAYAHYLAAAILLPLYYLADASVTLLRRLAKREAIWLAHRSHFYQRATDNGFAVIEVVRTVFLLNIGLATLAGLSITFRSAVADAILLALGFVAVAFVLRSFSTPRR, from the coding sequence TTGTCCCGTGTTGTCATCCCGATGTCGTCGTCTCAACTCGTCTTCACATTCGGCACCGTGGTCGCCGCGGCATTGCTCTCGGCAGCCATCATCGTCGCCATTCGCCCGCTGCTGGCACGCTATGCGCTGGCACGACCGAACGCGCGCTCCTCTCATAAAATCCCGACTCCGCAGGGTGGCGGCATCGCGGTAATTGCGTCGGCGCTACTGGTTGCGGGACTTGCCATCGCATCTGCCCTGACCGCTGCGCCGCCATCGCTGTGGGTCGTCTTCGCAGCCACTGTCTTCATGGCCGCCATCGGTGTCGTCGACGACCTCCATCCTATTCCGGTGACGCCGCGGCTGATTCTGCAGGCGTTGACGGTCGGCGCGGTTCTTTTCGCGATCCCGACGAATCTCCAGATCGTGCCGAACTGTCCGCTCTGGGTCGAGCGCACCGTGCTGATGCTCGCCGGCCTGTGGTTCGTCAACCTTGTCAATTTCATGGACGGGCTGGACTGGATCACCGTCGCCGAGGTCGTTCCGATCACCGGCGCGTTGACACTGATCGGCCTGTTTGGCGAACTATCGCCATCGACCACCCTCTTGGCCGCAGCGCTCGGCGGCGCGATGCTTGGCTTCGCGCCGTTCAATCGTCCGGTGGCCCGGATTTTTCTGGGTGACGTCGGCAGCTTGCCGATCGGCCTGCTGCTGGCCTGGTGCTTTGTCGAACTCGCCTATGCCCACTATCTCGCTGCAGCGATCCTGCTGCCGCTGTATTACCTCGCCGATGCGTCGGTGACGCTGCTGCGGCGGCTGGCGAAACGCGAGGCGATCTGGCTGGCGCATCGCTCGCACTTCTATCAGCGCGCCACCGACAACGGTTTTGCGGTGATCGAGGTCGTCAGAACCGTGTTTCTACTCAATATCGGTCTGGCGACGCTTGCAGGCTTGTCGATCACTTTCCGGTCGGCGGTAGCTGACGCCATCTTGCTGGCGCTTGGCTTTGTCGCTGTTGCCTTCGTGCTGCGCTCGTTCTCGACGCCGCGTCGCTAG